One segment of Desulfofundulus luciae DNA contains the following:
- a CDS encoding ATP-binding protein: MMRVSWRSLRFQIMAITVVLLLIPVLLLLYDLIFATKSEEAMISSLEERLGSLLHKQVVPGLKETLQKKLGDEKFINLDPESQASYLQASFTEVTGPLVPNHPGVRFGLYLPDSNQIFVQGFLHEYRQLSPQESRERERRILNEANSGLMAVVASRRPLARLTTSLNDETFEYLTPLIIDGRLVAVAWVDERLHPIFAQSRYFRLISRYVTLFVFFACTGGVLFLVHNLVRSVNQIKEGLGHLEKDLNHLLPDLPGEAGQIARAINRMARSIAEKEKLEEQLHRSERLAALGRLVTGIAHELRNPISVVKTIIQVMEQDLRDVHDIRQYTDIIKEQIDRQNRIIQELLDFGRPTKNFVHPASVNSLLDKVLTFTTPLLRQHQVQLTVEKDPDIPLIEVDGERIKQVFVNLILNAVQAMPDGGRLTIKTYADNNHVHIRFSDTGPGIASEEISRIFDPFYTTRKDGTGLGLSISHQIVASHGGNIDVTSSEKGATFTVCLPIMDPTGGANHGTNNSNH; encoded by the coding sequence ATGATGAGGGTCAGCTGGCGCAGTTTGCGCTTTCAAATTATGGCTATCACTGTGGTGCTCCTGCTGATTCCGGTATTATTGCTGCTTTACGACCTTATCTTTGCCACCAAAAGTGAAGAGGCCATGATTTCCTCCCTGGAGGAGCGCCTTGGCTCTTTATTGCACAAGCAGGTTGTCCCCGGCCTGAAAGAAACCCTGCAGAAAAAACTGGGGGACGAAAAATTTATAAACCTTGATCCCGAAAGCCAGGCCAGTTACCTGCAGGCCAGCTTTACCGAGGTCACCGGTCCCCTGGTACCCAACCATCCCGGCGTCAGGTTTGGCCTTTATTTGCCCGATAGTAACCAAATTTTCGTGCAGGGTTTTCTCCACGAGTACCGCCAGCTCTCACCCCAGGAAAGCCGGGAGAGGGAAAGACGCATTTTGAATGAAGCCAATTCGGGGTTGATGGCGGTAGTGGCCAGCCGGCGTCCCCTGGCCCGATTGACTACCAGTTTAAACGATGAAACCTTTGAATATCTAACACCTCTAATTATTGACGGCAGGCTGGTGGCGGTGGCGTGGGTAGATGAACGCCTGCATCCCATCTTTGCCCAGAGCCGCTATTTTCGCCTTATCTCCCGCTACGTGACCCTGTTTGTTTTCTTTGCCTGCACCGGAGGGGTTCTGTTTTTAGTCCATAATCTCGTCAGGTCTGTAAATCAGATTAAGGAAGGGCTCGGCCACCTGGAAAAGGATTTGAACCACCTGCTTCCGGACCTGCCCGGGGAAGCCGGTCAAATTGCCCGGGCCATCAACCGCATGGCCCGCTCCATCGCAGAAAAAGAAAAGCTGGAGGAGCAACTGCACCGGTCCGAACGCCTGGCCGCCCTCGGCCGCCTGGTCACCGGCATCGCCCATGAATTGCGCAATCCCATTTCCGTTGTTAAAACCATCATCCAGGTGATGGAGCAGGACCTGAGGGACGTACACGATATCAGGCAGTATACCGATATCATAAAAGAGCAAATCGACCGGCAGAACAGAATCATCCAGGAGTTGCTGGATTTCGGCCGACCGACGAAAAATTTCGTCCATCCCGCGTCGGTAAATTCCCTGCTGGATAAGGTGCTTACCTTTACCACTCCCCTGCTAAGGCAACATCAAGTACAGTTAACTGTAGAAAAGGATCCGGACATCCCGCTTATAGAAGTGGACGGAGAACGCATTAAACAGGTGTTTGTCAATTTAATCCTGAACGCCGTCCAGGCCATGCCCGACGGAGGCAGGTTAACCATCAAAACCTACGCCGACAACAACCACGTGCACATCCGGTTCAGCGACACCGGCCCGGGAATTGCCAGCGAGGAAATCTCACGGATTTTCGATCCTTTTTATACTACCCGGAAAGACGGAACCGGACTGGGGCTGTCCATCAGCCACCAGATCGTCGCCAGCCATGGCGGAAACATTGATGTAACATCCAGTGAAAAAGGAGCCACCTTCACCGTATGTCTACCCATAATGGATCCGACAGGAGGGGCTAACCATGGTACCAACAATTCTAATCATTGA